One Gallus gallus isolate bGalGal1 chromosome 11, bGalGal1.mat.broiler.GRCg7b, whole genome shotgun sequence DNA window includes the following coding sequences:
- the CHST4 gene encoding carbohydrate sulfotransferase 4 isoform X2: MNNHHCHRRPVSGAFRHQILIATPVLLQQSRSLATMMKPRRMQMLLILVVLLFLLIHFYFLTCSNTASLELKPSPVHILILSSWRSGSSFTGQLFSQHPSVFYLMEPAWHVWVTMYQNSAKVLHMAVRDLVRSVFLCDMSVFDAYMSSQKKKSDLFQWEKSRALCSPPACDFFSRNDIITAGNCRTLCGRYSFSKVEEACKTYSHVAIKEVRFFDLKVLYPLLTDPSLNLKIIHLVRDPRAVFRSRENTMADLKRDSDIVVGSQKTKGEMGPYNTMQEICKSHVEIYKAGSQAIPSFLKDRYLLVRYEDIVRDPLGKAAQMYRFAGLHFTPELQKWVHNITHGKGKGEQAFDTGSRDALSTSEAWRNTFPFEKIEKVQSVCKDAMDLLGYRLVLSEEEQKDASLDLLFGQNKF, from the exons ATGAACAACCATCACTGCCATCGAAGACCCGTGTCTGGGGCTTTCCGGCACCAGATCCTCATTGCTACACCAGTGCTGCTACAGCAGAGCAG GTCCCTTGCAACCATGATGAAACCTAGAAGGATGCAGATGCTTCTGATTCTGGTGGTTCTGTTGTTCCTTCTGATCCACTTCTACTTTCTAACCTGCAGTAACACTGCCTCCCTGGAATTAAAACCTTCTCCAGTCCACATTCTCATTCTCTCCTCCTGGCGGTCAGGTTCATCCTTCACTGGCCAGCTTTTCAGTCAGCACCCCAGTGTCTTCTACCTGATGGAGCCTGCGTGGCACGTATGGGTTACAATGTACCAGAACAGTGCCAAGGTCTTGCATATGGCAGTGCGGGACCTGGTCAGGTCAGTCTTTCTCTGTGACATGTCTGTTTTTGATGCCTACATGTCTAGCCAGAAGAAAAAGTCTGATTTATTTCAGTGGGAGAAAAGCCGAGCCTTGTGCTCCCCCCCTGCCTGTGACTTCTTCAGTCGCAATGACATAATCACTGCAGGAAACTGCAGAACTCTCTGTGGCAGGTACTCATTCAGCAAGGTGGAAGAAGCCTGTAAAACCTATAGTCATGTTGCCATCAAGGAGGTTCGCTTCTTTGACCTGAAGGTCCTCTACCCACTTCTCACCGACCCATCCCTGAACCTCAAAATAATTCACTTGGTCCGTGATCCTCGGGCTGTGTTCAGGTCCCGAGAGAATACAATGGCAGACCTGAAACGTGACAGTGACATTGTTGTGGGGTCCCAGAAGACGAAGGGAGAAATGGGACCTTACAACACAATGCAAGAAATCTGCAAAAGCCATGTTGAGATTTACAAGGCAGGCAGCCAGGCTATTCCCAGCTTTCTGAAGGACCGCTACCTGCTAGTTCGTTATGAAGACATTGTCAGAGATCCACTAGGAAAGGCTGCTCAGATGTATAGGTTTGCAGGACTCCATTTCACACCAGAACTTCAGAAGTGGGTGCACAACATTACCCAcgggaagggaaaaggagaacaaGCATTTGATACTGGATCCAGAGATGCACTGAGCACATCTGAGGCCTGGAGGAACACGTTTCCCTTcgagaaaatagaaaaagtgCAAAGTGTGTGCAAGGATGCGATGGACTTATTGGGGTACCGGCTAGTTCTTtctgaagaagagcagaaagacGCATCACTGGATCTTTTGTTTGGCCAGAACAAATTCTGA
- the CHST4 gene encoding carbohydrate sulfotransferase 4 isoform X3, with amino-acid sequence MMKPRRMQMLLILVVLLFLLIHFYFLTCSNTASLELKPSPVHILILSSWRSGSSFTGQLFSQHPSVFYLMEPAWHVWVTMYQNSAKVLHMAVRDLVRSVFLCDMSVFDAYMSSQKKKSDLFQWEKSRALCSPPACDFFSRNDIITAGNCRTLCGRYSFSKVEEACKTYSHVAIKEVRFFDLKVLYPLLTDPSLNLKIIHLVRDPRAVFRSRENTMADLKRDSDIVVGSQKTKGEMGPYNTMQEICKSHVEIYKAGSQAIPSFLKDRYLLVRYEDIVRDPLGKAAQMYRFAGLHFTPELQKWVHNITHGKGKGEQAFDTGSRDALSTSEAWRNTFPFEKIEKVQSVCKDAMDLLGYRLVLSEEEQKDASLDLLFGQNKF; translated from the coding sequence ATGATGAAACCTAGAAGGATGCAGATGCTTCTGATTCTGGTGGTTCTGTTGTTCCTTCTGATCCACTTCTACTTTCTAACCTGCAGTAACACTGCCTCCCTGGAATTAAAACCTTCTCCAGTCCACATTCTCATTCTCTCCTCCTGGCGGTCAGGTTCATCCTTCACTGGCCAGCTTTTCAGTCAGCACCCCAGTGTCTTCTACCTGATGGAGCCTGCGTGGCACGTATGGGTTACAATGTACCAGAACAGTGCCAAGGTCTTGCATATGGCAGTGCGGGACCTGGTCAGGTCAGTCTTTCTCTGTGACATGTCTGTTTTTGATGCCTACATGTCTAGCCAGAAGAAAAAGTCTGATTTATTTCAGTGGGAGAAAAGCCGAGCCTTGTGCTCCCCCCCTGCCTGTGACTTCTTCAGTCGCAATGACATAATCACTGCAGGAAACTGCAGAACTCTCTGTGGCAGGTACTCATTCAGCAAGGTGGAAGAAGCCTGTAAAACCTATAGTCATGTTGCCATCAAGGAGGTTCGCTTCTTTGACCTGAAGGTCCTCTACCCACTTCTCACCGACCCATCCCTGAACCTCAAAATAATTCACTTGGTCCGTGATCCTCGGGCTGTGTTCAGGTCCCGAGAGAATACAATGGCAGACCTGAAACGTGACAGTGACATTGTTGTGGGGTCCCAGAAGACGAAGGGAGAAATGGGACCTTACAACACAATGCAAGAAATCTGCAAAAGCCATGTTGAGATTTACAAGGCAGGCAGCCAGGCTATTCCCAGCTTTCTGAAGGACCGCTACCTGCTAGTTCGTTATGAAGACATTGTCAGAGATCCACTAGGAAAGGCTGCTCAGATGTATAGGTTTGCAGGACTCCATTTCACACCAGAACTTCAGAAGTGGGTGCACAACATTACCCAcgggaagggaaaaggagaacaaGCATTTGATACTGGATCCAGAGATGCACTGAGCACATCTGAGGCCTGGAGGAACACGTTTCCCTTcgagaaaatagaaaaagtgCAAAGTGTGTGCAAGGATGCGATGGACTTATTGGGGTACCGGCTAGTTCTTtctgaagaagagcagaaagacGCATCACTGGATCTTTTGTTTGGCCAGAACAAATTCTGA
- the TERF2IP gene encoding telomeric repeat-binding factor 2-interacting protein 1, with translation MAAPPRKVFVWEDGTPMRFYIRPGMAKLRLAPLLLAGGAGLCRVQEPGAVHLVQPGEPAPDGAVSTDYVVACVESQRRLPLDLYRHSGPAPLAASPRGRLPFTEAEDAALLRAVRERSGARVSGTALWKELECTGLTRHSWQAMRDRYLRHLRPLHWESQQTEEAAAPMGIFEAANREFESSESGSDTSDTPDELPLQNGEGTFPLEAASGLQTGLDDCALPAAQGENKQTNTFSDSSKAEEAAQIIQHFMEEFHTDLLTVTQALLKNSGEVEATSYYLHAGQRLDGYPVWSREDDLELQKDDEDVRSKLIAKFGAENVARRVAFRKS, from the exons ATGGCGGCACCCCCACGGAAGGTGTTTGTGTGGGAGGACGGCACCCCCATGCGCTTCTACATACGGCCTGGGATGGCCAAACTGCGCCTGGCGCCGCTGCTGCTGGCGGGGGGTGCGGGGCTGTGCCGCGTGCAGGAGCCGGGCGCCGTGCACCTAGTGCAGCCCGGGGAGCCGGCGCCTGACGGGGCCGTCTCCACCGACTACGTGGTAGCGTGTGTGGAGAGCCAGCGGAGGCTGCCGCTAGACCTCTACCGGCAcagcggccccgcgccgctcgCTGCCTCTCCGCGTGGCCGCCTTCCCTTTACCGAGGCGGAAGACGCGGCGCTGCTGCGGGCCGTGCGCGAGCGGAGCGGGGCGCGGGTGAGTGGTACGGCGCTATGGAAGGAACTGGAGTGCACTGGGCTGACGCGGCACAGCTGGCAGGCCATGCGCGACCGCTATCTGCGGCACCTGCGGCCGCTGCACTGGG AGTCCCAGCAGACGGAGGAGGCCGCGGCACCGATGGGCATTTTCGAGGCAGCGAATCGGGAGTTTGAGAGCTCCGAG TCAGGAAGTGACACCTCAGACACTCCAGATGAACTTCCTCTGCAAAATGGAGAAGGAACATTTCCACTTGAAGCAGCATCTGGCCTGCAAACTGGGCTGGATGActgtgctctccctgctgctcaaggagaaaataaacaaacaaatactttCTCTGATTCCAGCAAGGctgaagaagcagcacaaaTTATTCAGCACTTCATGGAGGAGTTCCACACGGACCTGCTCACTGTTACACAGGCCCTTCTGAAAAACAGTGGTGAAGTGGAGGCTACTTCATACTATCTGCATGCAGGGCAGCGTCTGGATGGGTACCCCGTGTGGAGCAGAGAGGATGACTTAGAATTGCAAAAGGATGATGAGGATGTCAGAAGTAAATTGATAGCAAAATTTGGAGCTGAAAATGTAGCAAGGCGAGTAGCGTTTAGGAAAAGTTAA
- the CHST4 gene encoding carbohydrate sulfotransferase 4 isoform X1, whose product MPARLLTLCCSSILCQRLHTTHFRSSPHPSGQTGQGKIHHCLLHGRRKSPLRLQPCLRLFFRSLATMMKPRRMQMLLILVVLLFLLIHFYFLTCSNTASLELKPSPVHILILSSWRSGSSFTGQLFSQHPSVFYLMEPAWHVWVTMYQNSAKVLHMAVRDLVRSVFLCDMSVFDAYMSSQKKKSDLFQWEKSRALCSPPACDFFSRNDIITAGNCRTLCGRYSFSKVEEACKTYSHVAIKEVRFFDLKVLYPLLTDPSLNLKIIHLVRDPRAVFRSRENTMADLKRDSDIVVGSQKTKGEMGPYNTMQEICKSHVEIYKAGSQAIPSFLKDRYLLVRYEDIVRDPLGKAAQMYRFAGLHFTPELQKWVHNITHGKGKGEQAFDTGSRDALSTSEAWRNTFPFEKIEKVQSVCKDAMDLLGYRLVLSEEEQKDASLDLLFGQNKF is encoded by the exons ATGCCTGCTAGACTTCTAACTCTTTGCTGCTCCTCTATTCTGTGTCAGCGGCTGCATACAACTCATTTTAGGTCTTCTCCTCACCCTTCGGGGCAGACTGGTCAGGGTAAAATTCATCACTGCTTATTGCATGGGAGAAGAAAGTCCCCGTTGAGGCTGCAGCCTTGCCTGAGGTTGTTTTTCAG GTCCCTTGCAACCATGATGAAACCTAGAAGGATGCAGATGCTTCTGATTCTGGTGGTTCTGTTGTTCCTTCTGATCCACTTCTACTTTCTAACCTGCAGTAACACTGCCTCCCTGGAATTAAAACCTTCTCCAGTCCACATTCTCATTCTCTCCTCCTGGCGGTCAGGTTCATCCTTCACTGGCCAGCTTTTCAGTCAGCACCCCAGTGTCTTCTACCTGATGGAGCCTGCGTGGCACGTATGGGTTACAATGTACCAGAACAGTGCCAAGGTCTTGCATATGGCAGTGCGGGACCTGGTCAGGTCAGTCTTTCTCTGTGACATGTCTGTTTTTGATGCCTACATGTCTAGCCAGAAGAAAAAGTCTGATTTATTTCAGTGGGAGAAAAGCCGAGCCTTGTGCTCCCCCCCTGCCTGTGACTTCTTCAGTCGCAATGACATAATCACTGCAGGAAACTGCAGAACTCTCTGTGGCAGGTACTCATTCAGCAAGGTGGAAGAAGCCTGTAAAACCTATAGTCATGTTGCCATCAAGGAGGTTCGCTTCTTTGACCTGAAGGTCCTCTACCCACTTCTCACCGACCCATCCCTGAACCTCAAAATAATTCACTTGGTCCGTGATCCTCGGGCTGTGTTCAGGTCCCGAGAGAATACAATGGCAGACCTGAAACGTGACAGTGACATTGTTGTGGGGTCCCAGAAGACGAAGGGAGAAATGGGACCTTACAACACAATGCAAGAAATCTGCAAAAGCCATGTTGAGATTTACAAGGCAGGCAGCCAGGCTATTCCCAGCTTTCTGAAGGACCGCTACCTGCTAGTTCGTTATGAAGACATTGTCAGAGATCCACTAGGAAAGGCTGCTCAGATGTATAGGTTTGCAGGACTCCATTTCACACCAGAACTTCAGAAGTGGGTGCACAACATTACCCAcgggaagggaaaaggagaacaaGCATTTGATACTGGATCCAGAGATGCACTGAGCACATCTGAGGCCTGGAGGAACACGTTTCCCTTcgagaaaatagaaaaagtgCAAAGTGTGTGCAAGGATGCGATGGACTTATTGGGGTACCGGCTAGTTCTTtctgaagaagagcagaaagacGCATCACTGGATCTTTTGTTTGGCCAGAACAAATTCTGA